One stretch of Triticum aestivum cultivar Chinese Spring unplaced genomic scaffold, IWGSC CS RefSeq v2.1 scaffold14786, whole genome shotgun sequence DNA includes these proteins:
- the LOC123172325 gene encoding uncharacterized protein, producing the protein MSGPRDWTLHAQDVDEATEKLFFVIQLEYNWRVICFDGWNGFGASAVLRSVAAVLPSRRTTPKLWFDKTIFVDCSKWKNRRGVQRAIAEELQIDHSVMAILDKQDEDDDFRGHHESERHEIYSVSQVIYRTMRDIKFVMIFLNGGDEEIDLGLMGIPLGIYDNNNNKVIWTFNRSCLTMHHDHSEVAKKLRYTQDFLHCDIRRLTSSEFRELLHQLAATMVACNPCMLGIDPKIIADCCLYELFLHYNFHNFSKLGWVSHACNYWICNAIIQGDRARDISNALHREINWKCDASLLDHHVLKMFMKHSESPFLVIKDDDVYEEGPYNWISVTSRDAEVHGMKAIPATASSFFLAFEISKHPPALPDEFFDHCSKLGVLVLYCCSFSFASPSFLECRGLRFLGLDHCTDDKTIGGENHAVWLCLYSLWVLDLRYTDWNEILSKEMLNLMKSIRELNIEGVRGWQYTAELQGRLPNLQRLRIIKPTCQCATSEDVDNSFTDKKCMEILDLTGNCHMKILPPSLSKACSLRLIVLDGCNELESVGGLPPSLESFSFNGYGAASKWTQAIELPLEQFRPSSTIDNKDIRVSKISLAGCKQLENLFLCWLLNLVELDLSGTSIKILDFKTMVVQVPRLKRLFLIGCKHLRAITFLHESVPDLELLCVDTRAGIVCPLRPSISKNKPTRLQVHGVVVDARLTHSLWNLIFNYRQGGVHFNIHVTSSPVYDGIIQFEATSKDMIGPSDQESLQLIPTGRYSDVVGMVGVAPMQAFPQPPTTKSDRHVEIADGSFYVERELDVALGALMEKRAESLHVHDVLVRAIIPEYKSWVELRWCCVERCPKVDTVFPGNSFEFTALETLWVSDLLMARRIVSKGSRFNRY; encoded by the exons ATGAGTGGTCCCAGAGACTGG ACGCTCCATGCCCAAGATGTTGACGAAGCCACAGAAAAATTATTCTTTGTTATTCAACTCGAGTATAACTGGAGGGTCATATGTTTTGATGGTTGGAATGGATTTGGAGCATCCGCTGTTCTTAGATCAGTAGCTGCAGTGCTTCCATCTAGGAGAACCACTCCAAAACTATGGTTTGACAAAACTATCTTTGTAGATTGCTCAAAGTGGAAAAATAGAAGAGGAGTGCAGAGGGCAATTGCAGAGGAATTGCAAATTGACCACTCTGTAATGGCTATTCTagataagcaagatgaagatgatgatttTCGGGGCCATCATGAAAGCGAAAGGCATGAGATATATAGTGTTAGTCAAGTGATTTATCGGACCATGAGGGATATCAAATTTGTAATGATTTTTCTTAATGGGGGTGATGAGGAAATTGACTTAGGTCTCATGGGTATTCCTCTTGGAATatatgacaacaacaacaacaaggtgATATGGACCTTCAACAGAAGCTGCCTGACCATGCATCACGACCATTCCGAGGTAGCAAAAAAACTAAGATATACTCAGGATTTCCTTCATTGTGATATCAGACGATTGACAAGCTCAGAGTTTCGTGAACTGCTACATCAACTAGCTGCTACCATGGTTGCTTGCAACCCGTGTATGCTCGGCATTGACCCAAAAATTATTGCAGATTGTTGTCTCTATGAGTTATTCCTGCACTATAATTTCCACAACTTTAGTAAACTTGGTTGGGTTTCTCATGCTTGCAACTATTGGATATGCAACGCAATCATACAAGGGGACAGAGCAAGGGATATCAGTAATGCATTGCATCGAGAGATAAATTGGAAGTGTGACGCTTCTCTGCTTGACCACCATGTTCTTAAAATGTTCATGAAACATTCGGAGTCTCCTTTTTTGGTAATTAAAGATGATGATGTCTATGAAGAAGGCCCATACAATTGGATTTCGGTCACGTCAAGAGATGCAGAAGTACATGGTATGAAGGCAATACCTGCAACGGCATCATCTTTCTTCTTGGCATTTGAAATATCCAAACACCCACCAGCTTTACCAGATGAATTTTTTGATCATTGCAGCAAGCTCGGTGTGCTGGTTCTCTACTGCTGTTCCTTCAGTTTTGCTTCACCTTCTTTCCTGGAGTGTCGTGGCCTAAGATTCCTTGGACTGGACCATTGTACAGATGACAAAACTATTGGAGGAGAGAATCATGCAGTTTGGTTATGTCTGTATAGCTTGTGGGTGTTGGACCTGCGTTACACCGATTGGAATGAAATCTTATCCAAGGAAATGTTAAATCTCATGAAAAGTATCAGAGAGTTAAATATAGAGGGAGTCAGGGGCTGGCAATACACCGCTGAGCTACAGGGGCGGTTACCTAACCTCCAGAGGCTCAGAATAATCAAACCAACATGTCAATGTGCGACCTCAGAGGATGTCGATAACTCCTTTACAGATAAGAAATGTATGGAAATACTGGACTTGACAGGCAATTGTCACATGAAAATTCTTCCACCAAGCCTATCAAAGGCATGTAGCCTCCGGTTGATTGTACTTGATGGTTGTAATGAACTGGAAAGCGTTGGTGGGCTTCCTCCTTCCCTCGAATCCTTTAGCTTTAATGGATATGGTGCAGCTTCTAAATGGACACAGGCTATTGAGCTACCTCTGGAACAATTTCGTCCATCCAGTACAATAGATAATAAGGATATCAGAGTATCCAAGATCTCTTTAGCAGGCTGCAAACAACTGGAGAATTTGTTCTTGTGTTGGCTACTAAACCTAGTGGAATTGGACCTCTCTGGAACATCAATCAAGATACTTGATTTCAAGACTATGGTGGTGCAAGTCCCAAGACTCAAGCGACTGTTTCTAATAGGATGCAAGCACCTTCGTGCAATAACCTTTTTGCACGAGAGTGTTCCTGACCTGGAGTTGCTGTGCGTAGACACGCGAGCTGGAATAGTGTGTCCTCTTCGGCCATCCATCAGTAAAAACAAACCCACCAGGTTGCAGGTGCATGGTGTTGTTGTAGATGCACGGCTTACTCACTCCTTGTGGAATCTGATCTTTAATTATAGACAAGGTGGTGTCCACTTTAATATCCACGTCACATCCTCACCTGTGTATGACGGGATTATTCAATTTGAAGCAACCAGCAAGGATATGATTGGCCCCAGTGATCAAGAGAGCCTGCAGCTTATTCCAACAGGCCGGTACAGTGATGTCGTTGGGATGGTTGGTGTTGCCCCAATGCAGGCCTTTCCACAGCCTCCGACTACAAAGTCTGATCGACATGTAGAGATTGCTGATGGGAGCTTCTACGTGGAGAGAGAACTTGACGTAGCACTAGGCGCCCTGATGGAAAAGCGTGCAGAATCCCTGCATGTGCATGATGTCTTGGTACGTGCTATTATTCCTGAATACAAATCGTGGGTGGAGCTTAGGTGGTGCTGCGTGGAGAGGTGCCCAAAAGTGGATACCGTCTTCCCTGGGAATTCATTCGAGTTTACTGCATTGGAGACCTTATGGGTGTCAGATCTCCTAATGGCCCGCAGGATTGTGAGTAAAGGTTCACGCTTTAACCGATACTAG